A single region of the bacterium genome encodes:
- a CDS encoding 4Fe-4S ferredoxin, translated as MPAHVDTRLCDGCREAAVIRCEAVCPGDLMAVDPQTLKAFCRNPLDCWDCCACVKACPTGAVTPRLAYALALFGGEVLYEGRPDGCRWTFADAGGEETFDLPADEARPTGWK; from the coding sequence ATGCCCGCGCACGTGGACACAAGGCTCTGCGACGGCTGCCGGGAGGCGGCGGTCATCCGTTGCGAGGCGGTCTGCCCGGGGGACCTCATGGCCGTGGATCCGCAGACGCTCAAGGCTTTCTGCCGGAACCCCTTGGATTGCTGGGACTGCTGCGCCTGCGTCAAGGCGTGCCCCACGGGGGCCGTCACGCCGCGTCTCGCCTACGCCCTGGCCCTCTTCGGCGGGGAGGTTTTATACGAAGGCCGCCCGGACGGCTGCCGCTGGACCTTTGCCGACGCCGGAGGAGAGGAGACCTTCGATCTGCCCGCGGACGAGGCTCGCCCTACCGGGTGGAAGTGA
- a CDS encoding dTDP-4-dehydrorhamnose 3,5-epimerase family protein, whose product MKNVTVQEVKRMAFEIRDRCRLIAKNRGQNPRFWKSVFEEIGLKSGLKVTTIRRLLYSTEPKVRYSTAEKMEKILQTLGGPSVKLSEASNAPAKTEPATRPVEAKKGDHRVDRELIEGVLVKELRIFPDARGYLMEILRADDFGFFGDDAPFGQAYVTCVYPGVVKAWHAHRAQTDRFSCICGTARLVLYDGRPGSPTHGSVNQFVIGNLCPRLVLIPAGVQHGFAALGPEPALVLNIPTKTYDYMDPDEQRLDPHSNDIPFDWNRVDG is encoded by the coding sequence ATGAAGAACGTAACGGTGCAAGAAGTCAAACGGATGGCCTTCGAAATTCGCGACCGGTGCCGTCTGATAGCGAAAAACCGGGGTCAGAACCCCCGCTTCTGGAAGAGCGTGTTCGAGGAAATCGGACTGAAGAGCGGTCTGAAGGTCACGACCATCCGCCGGCTGCTGTACTCCACCGAGCCGAAAGTCCGCTACTCCACCGCCGAGAAAATGGAGAAAATCCTCCAGACGCTCGGTGGACCGTCGGTAAAACTAAGCGAAGCGAGTAATGCCCCGGCAAAAACGGAGCCAGCCACCCGCCCCGTCGAGGCGAAGAAGGGCGACCACCGGGTGGACCGCGAGCTCATTGAGGGGGTGCTGGTCAAGGAGCTGCGCATCTTCCCCGACGCCCGGGGCTACCTGATGGAGATTCTGCGCGCCGACGACTTCGGCTTCTTCGGCGACGACGCTCCCTTCGGCCAGGCGTACGTCACCTGCGTCTATCCCGGCGTGGTCAAGGCCTGGCACGCGCACCGCGCTCAGACCGACCGCTTCTCGTGCATCTGCGGCACCGCCCGATTGGTGCTCTACGACGGGCGCCCCGGCTCCCCCACCCACGGCTCGGTGAACCAGTTCGTCATCGGCAACCTGTGCCCCAGGCTCGTCCTCATACCCGCCGGGGTGCAGCACGGCTTCGCCGCCCTGGGTCCCGAACCGGCCCTGGTGCTCAACATCCCCACCAAAACCTACGACTACATGGACCCCGACGAACAGCGCCTCGACCCCCACTCGAACGACATCCCCTTCGATTGGAACCGCGTGGACGGCTGA
- a CDS encoding sugar phosphate nucleotidyltransferase, translating to MKGIVLAGGLGTRLDPLTRVTNKHLLPVYDRPMIYYPLETLISAGITEIMLVTGGQNAGGFLELLGNGHELGLEHLNYTYQKGHGGIAEALGLCEHFVGGDRMCVILGDNLLQRGIGDQARAFEAQPGGARILLKEVPDPARFGVPVFDGKGKILRIEEKPKKPASPYAVIGIYFYDDLVWETIRGLSPSARNELEITDVNNAYLERGLLEHGFVDGWWTDAGTFESLFRATELVRREGAGEGGSP from the coding sequence GTGAAGGGCATCGTCCTGGCCGGCGGCCTCGGAACCCGCCTCGACCCCCTGACCCGGGTCACGAACAAGCACCTCCTCCCGGTTTACGACCGGCCGATGATCTACTACCCCCTGGAGACCCTTATAAGCGCCGGGATAACCGAGATAATGCTCGTGACCGGCGGCCAGAACGCCGGCGGGTTCCTGGAGCTTCTGGGCAACGGTCACGAGCTCGGCCTCGAGCACCTCAACTACACCTACCAGAAGGGCCACGGCGGCATCGCCGAGGCGCTGGGGCTCTGCGAGCACTTCGTGGGCGGGGACAGGATGTGCGTGATCCTGGGGGACAACCTTCTCCAGCGCGGGATCGGCGACCAGGCGCGCGCCTTCGAGGCGCAGCCCGGCGGGGCGAGGATTCTGTTGAAAGAGGTACCCGACCCCGCGCGTTTCGGGGTGCCGGTCTTCGACGGGAAGGGTAAGATTCTGCGCATCGAGGAGAAACCAAAGAAGCCGGCCAGCCCCTACGCGGTCATCGGCATTTACTTCTACGACGACCTGGTGTGGGAAACCATCCGCGGCCTCTCCCCCAGCGCCCGGAACGAGCTGGAAATCACCGACGTGAACAACGCCTACCTGGAGCGCGGCCTGCTCGAGCACGGGTTCGTGGACGGCTGGTGGACCGACGCCGGGACCTTCGAGTCCCTCTTCCGGGCCACCGAGCTCGTCCGCCGCGAGGGTGCGGGCGAGGGCGGAAGCCCATGA